A single region of the Lycium barbarum isolate Lr01 chromosome 2, ASM1917538v2, whole genome shotgun sequence genome encodes:
- the LOC132628132 gene encoding receptor protein kinase CLAVATA1 translates to MKICTASFLFLHFFFFFSFTINANSDLNTLLKLKESMVAPGISGLLDWNNNSTNTPFVHCTFSGVTCNNNSRVISLNISNVPLFGTIPPEIGLLDKLENLIIFGDNITGTLPLEMSQLSSVKYVNISYNNFSGPFPGEILLGLIQLESFDIYNNNFTGELPTEFVKLKKLETLHLGGNYFHGEIPEVYCHIESLKWLGLEGNSLTGTIPKSLALLPNLEELRLGYFNSYEGGIPPEFGSISTLKLLDLGSCELDGEIPPSLGNLKKLHTLFLQMNRLTGQIPSELSGLESLMSFDLSINQLAGEIPESFVKLQNVTLINLFRNNLRGPIPPFIGDLPNLEVLQIWGNNFTLQLPENLGRNGRLLYLDVATNHFTGRIPPDLCKGGKLKTLILMENYFFGPLPEQLGECKSLTRIRVRKNYLNGTIPAGFFKLSALDILELDNNYFTGQLPTEINAKNLSSLVLSNNWITGKIPPSFGNLRNLVTLSLDMNRLSGQIPQEIASLKKLVTINLSDNNFTGEIPSSIALCSELTLIDLSRNQLVGEVPKEITKLNSLNALNLSRNQLNGQIPGEIGVMSGLTVLDLSYNDLSGRRPINGQLKFFSDKSFVGNPKLCSPRSNFCPSASSSPQNSHKGHSGKFTTTQLVITIIILVTVALLLAVTWLLIKKEKFKNSKLWKLTLFQKLNFRAEDVLECLKEENIIGKGGAGVVYRGSMPNGIDVAIKKLLGVGRGTGHHDHGFSAEIQTLGRIRHRNIVRLLGYVSNKDTNLLLYEYMSNGSLGEMLHGAKGAHLRWETRYRIAVEAAKGLCYLHHDCSPSIIHRDVKSNNILLDSDYEAHVADFGLAKFLQDAGASECMSSVAGSYGYIAPEYAYTLKVDQKSDVYSFGVVLLELITGHKPVGEFGDGVDIVRWVNKTMSELSQPSDAASVLAVVDSRLHSYPLASVINLFKIAMMCVEEDSCARPTMREVVHMLTNPPQSTTTTPTLLAL, encoded by the exons ATGAAAATTTGCACTGCTTCCTTTCTCTTTctccattttttcttctttttttctttcaccaTTAATGCAAACTCTGATCTTAATACCCTTTTGAAACTCAAAGAATCCATGGTTGCTCCTGGAATTTCTGGTCTTCTTGACTGGAATAACAATTCCACGAATACCCCTTTTGTTCATTGTACTTTTTCTGGTGTTACATGTAACAATAATTCTCGTGTGATATCTTTAAACATCTCTAATGTTCCTTTATTTGGTACTATTCCACCTGAAATTGGTCTTTTAGACAAGCTTGAAAATCTTATTATATTTGGAGATAATATAACTGGTACACTCCCTTTGGAGATGTCACAGCTTTCTTCAGTTAAATATGTTAATATTTCTTACAACAATTTCTCTGGACCTTTTCCTGGAGAAATCTTGTTGGGGTTAATACAACTTGAATCATTTGATatttataacaacaatttcactGGTGAGCTACCTACTGAGTTTGTAAAGTTAAAAAAGTTAGAAACTTTACATCTTGGAGGAAACTATTTTCATGGGGAAATACCAGAAGTTTATTGTCATATTGAAAGTTTAAAGTGGTTGGGTTTAGAGGGAAATTCACTTACTGGGACAATACCAAAGAGTTTGGCTTTACTTCCAAATCTTGAAGAACTTAGATTGGGTTATTTTAATAGTTATGAAGGGGGTATTCCACCTGAGTTTGGTTCTATTAGTACCCTTAAACTTCTTGATCTTGGAAGTTGTGAACTTGATGGTGAAATTCCTCCAAGTCTTGGAAATTTGAAGAAGTTGCATACGCTGTTTCTCCAAATGAACAGACTTACAG GTCAAATACCTTCTGAACTATCTGGTTTAGAGAGTTTGATGTCGTTTGATTTGTCGATAAACCAACTGGCTGGAGAAATACCTGAGAGCTTCGTGAAGTTGCAGAATGTAACATTAATAAATTTGTTCAGAAACAACTTACGTGGTCCAATTCCCCCTTTTATTGGTGATCTTCCAAATCTTGAAGTGTTACAGATTTGGGGCAACAATTTTACCCTCCAATTGCCTGAAAATCTTGGGCGTAACGGGAGGCTATTGTATCTTGATGTTGCTACTAATCATTTTACTGGAAGAATACCACCTGATTTGTGTAAAGGGGGGAAGTTAAAGACTCTGATTCTAATGGAGAATTACTTCTTTGGTCCACTTCCTGAACAACTTGGTGAGTGCAAATCGCTTACTCGAATTCGCGTTAGGAAGAACTACCTAAATGGTACTATTCCAGCTGGATTTTTCAAGCTTTCTGCACTGGATATTCTTGAACTTGATAATAACTATTTCACCGGTCAGCTGCCAACAGAGATTAACGCGAAAAATCTCTCGAGTCTTGTACTTTCTAACAATTGGATCACTGGAAAAATTCCTCCATCTTTCGGAAACTTGAGGAATTTAGTGACTCTTTCACTAGATATGAACAGGTTATCAGGTCAAATTCCTCAAGAAATCGCGAGTTTGAAGAAACTTGTGACCATCAACTTGAGTGACAACAATTTTACAGGTGAAATCCCAAGTTCAATTGCTCTATGTTCGGAACTAACATTGATTGACTTGAGCAGAAACCAATTGGTTGGTGAAGTACCGAAAGAAATCACCAAATTAAACAGCTTGAATGCGCTCAACTTGTCGAGGAATCAATTGAATGGCCAGATTCCTGGGGAAATAGGAGTGATGAGTGGTTTAACTGTTTTGGATCTTTCTTACAATGATCTTTCTGGAAGGAGACCAATCAACGGACAGTTAAAATTCTTCAGCGACAAGTCTTTTGTTGGAAATCCAAAGCTCTGTTCGCCTCGCTCGAATTTTTGTCCATCAGCTTCCAGTTCACCACAAAATTCCCATAAAGGGCATTCTGGGAAGTTCACCACTACGCAATTGGTGATTACAATAATCATTTTAGTCACTGTTGCTTTGCTGTTAGCCGTTACTTGGTTGCTCATCAAGAAGGAGAAGTTTAAAAATTCAAAGCTTTGGAAGCTAACACTATTCCAGAAACTTAATTTTCGAGCTGAGGATGTTTTGGAATGTTTAAAAGAAGAGAACATAATTGGGAAAGGTGGGGCTGGGGTAGTGTACCGAGGGTCGATGCCAAATGGCATCGATGTTGCAATAAAGAAACTTCTTGGTGTAGGGCGAGGAACCGGACACCATGATCACGGTTTCTCTGCTGAAATCCAAACGCTTGGAAGGATCAGGCACAGGAATATCGTACGATTACTAGGATATGTCTCGAACAAAGACACAAATTTGTTGTTGTACGAGTACATGTCGAATGGGAGCTTAGGTGAAATGTTGCATGGTGCAAAAGGGGCACATTTGAGGTGGGAGACGAGGTATCGTATTGCTGTGGAAGCTGCGAAAGGGTTGTGTTACTTGCACCATGATTGTTCGCCTTCGATCATTCATAGGGATGTTAAGTCCAATAATATTCTGTTGGATTCTGATTATGAAGCTCATGTTGCTGATTTTGGCCTAGCCAAATTCTTGCAGGATGCTGGTGCTTCTGAGTGTATGTCTTCTGTTGCTGGATCATATGGTTACATTGCTCCAG AGTATGCATACACATTGAAAGTTGATCAGAAAAGCGATGTGTACAGTTTTGGAGTTGTACTATTGGAACTAATCACAGGTCACAAGCCAGTAGGTGAATTCGGGGACGGTGTAGATATAGTACGATGGGTGAATAAAACAATGTCCGAATTATCACAGCCGTCCGATGCAGCTTCGGTTTTAGCAGTTGTTGATTCAAGGCTTCATAGTTACCCTCTTGCAAGTGTTATCAATTTGTTCAAGATTGCTATGATGTGCGTTGAAGAAGACAGTTGTGCTAGGCCCACTATGCGCGAAGTTGTTCACATGCTCACAAATCCACCTCAGTCTACTACTACTACTCCCACGCTACTCGCCCTTTGA